From a region of the Bradyrhizobium diazoefficiens genome:
- a CDS encoding amino acid ABC transporter substrate-binding protein — MKPFCALLAVATMIVTPAFAADTSSITIGFTASRTGPLNVDSTGQERGFEFWRDEVNSKGGIQVGDKRYQVKFASYDDQSVGGRVQQLYTRLVNQDKADFLFSPYSSGLTAAAAVISEQYGKIMIDSGGAEEKPFQLGSKHLFMVITSAGHYLSGAIAALKEKNPHAKIAMVYSDDPFSKTVLAAAKEQAKEAGLEVVMDESYAPSTTDFGPIVNKIISSNADAFMGGGHYSDGATLARQMYDQKANLKWISILVAPADDKFSELGAAALGVTVPSQWEPQVNYKPQFGPTTEEFAKAFEAKLHQKADYHVASGYTAGVVLQHAIEKAGSLDTEKVAKALDQTDVTTFFGHIKFAADPKHHGLQVAHEMVLAQWQKANGEVARQVVWPTSAKSADLIYPINAGH; from the coding sequence ATGAAACCGTTTTGTGCACTCCTGGCGGTTGCGACGATGATCGTGACGCCGGCGTTCGCTGCAGATACCAGCTCCATCACCATCGGCTTCACGGCTTCGCGAACCGGTCCGCTCAATGTGGATTCGACCGGACAGGAACGCGGCTTTGAATTCTGGCGTGATGAGGTGAACAGCAAAGGCGGCATCCAGGTCGGCGACAAGCGCTACCAGGTGAAGTTCGCCAGCTATGACGATCAATCGGTCGGTGGCCGTGTCCAGCAGCTTTACACGCGTCTCGTCAACCAGGACAAGGCCGATTTTCTGTTCAGTCCCTATTCCTCGGGATTGACGGCAGCGGCCGCCGTGATCAGCGAGCAGTACGGGAAGATCATGATTGACAGCGGAGGTGCCGAGGAAAAGCCGTTCCAGCTCGGTAGCAAGCATCTGTTCATGGTGATTACTTCAGCGGGGCATTATCTTTCGGGTGCGATCGCGGCACTGAAGGAGAAGAATCCGCACGCCAAGATTGCCATGGTCTATTCCGATGATCCATTCTCGAAGACCGTGCTCGCTGCGGCAAAGGAGCAAGCCAAGGAGGCCGGGCTCGAGGTCGTCATGGACGAGTCGTATGCTCCCTCGACAACCGATTTCGGGCCGATCGTCAACAAGATCATTTCATCCAACGCGGATGCCTTCATGGGCGGCGGGCATTATTCGGACGGCGCCACGCTGGCGCGCCAGATGTATGACCAGAAGGCCAATCTGAAGTGGATATCGATTCTCGTGGCACCGGCAGATGACAAATTCTCCGAGCTCGGGGCCGCCGCGCTGGGCGTGACAGTGCCGTCGCAATGGGAGCCCCAGGTCAACTACAAGCCGCAATTCGGGCCGACGACGGAGGAATTCGCGAAGGCTTTCGAGGCCAAGTTGCACCAGAAGGCGGATTACCATGTGGCTTCGGGCTACACGGCCGGCGTCGTCCTGCAGCATGCGATCGAGAAGGCCGGCTCGCTCGATACGGAGAAAGTGGCCAAGGCGCTCGACCAGACCGATGTCACGACCTTCTTCGGGCACATCAAATTTGCGGCTGACCCGAAGCACCACGGATTGCAGGTCGCGCACGAGATGGTTTTGGCGCAGTGGCAAAAGGCAAACGGTGAAGTTGCTCGACAGGTGGTCTGGCCCACTTCGGCAAAATCAGCCGACCTGATCTACCCGATCAACGCCGGTCACTGA
- a CDS encoding efflux RND transporter permease subunit: protein MNFTDLFIRRPVLATVLNLMILVLGLRAIGSLPVLQYPRTQNAVVTVTTTYYGADPDVIAGFIATPLENAIAQANGIDYINSKSASGVSTITIYLRLNYDADKALTEINTKVNSVLNQLPAGAQQPVLTVQIGQTIDAMYLGFDSDVLARNQITDYLARVVQPKLQAVPGVQTAEILGGQNFALRAWLDPKKLAAYGLTAADVSTALTKNNYISGLGTTKGQMVEINLTASTGLHSESEFANLIVKQTGGAIVRLKDVANVSLGADSYETQVAFDGKPAVYVGIQVAPTANLLDVIAGVHKIFPGIHAALPNGLHGRIVYDSTDFVHAAIRDVVRTLVEALLIVNLVVFMFLGSVRSIVIPMVAIPLSLVGTFTMMLALGFSINLLTLLALVLAIGLVVDDAIIVVENVDRHLAEGKTPVAAAIEAARELGRPILAMTVVLVAVYVPIAFQGGLTGALFTEFAFTLVGAVTISAIVALTLSPMMSARLLKAHGTTPGWQERLIAFIDRRFEALQRRYLAWLHGSLDYLPVTAVFALLVLSSIYFLYTGAKSELAPQEDQGVVVASSTLAPDATLQQKVLYAQQVYRIMKQFPETDHIFQINSPASVVAGMVLKPWDERERTSNQLQPIAQRRLDQVAGARIAAFQLPPLPGSQGLPVQFVIKTTDSFDKLNDAAQRFLKAALDSGMFIFLDTDLKIDNPEAVVEIDRNKAAQLGPKMSDVGNAMAAMLGGGYVNYFSLDQRSYKVIPQVQHRYRLNTDQLLNYYVATVDGIPVPLSTIAHITTKTVPETLNHFQQLNSATIQGVAAPGVAQADALEFLSNLAARTLPQGYTVDYAGLSRQYIQESSGFVVTFGFALVIIFLSLAALFESFRDPCIILVSVPMSIAGALIFISLGIGGASLNIYTEVGLVTLMGLISKHAILIVEFANELQRSGVSKREAIERAAGIRLRPILMTTAAMVVGVVPLILASGAGAVSRFNMGLVIASGLSIGTLFTLFVVPAAYLLIAANHSREAERSAPQLAGSSDAVSST from the coding sequence ATGAACTTCACCGACCTCTTCATTCGTCGGCCCGTTCTTGCCACCGTCCTCAATTTGATGATCCTGGTCCTTGGCCTGCGCGCCATCGGTTCGCTGCCGGTGCTGCAATATCCGCGCACGCAGAATGCCGTGGTGACCGTCACCACGACCTATTACGGCGCCGATCCCGATGTGATCGCCGGCTTCATCGCCACGCCGCTCGAGAATGCGATCGCGCAGGCGAACGGCATCGACTACATCAACTCGAAGAGCGCAAGCGGCGTCTCTACGATCACCATCTACCTGCGTCTGAATTACGATGCCGACAAGGCGCTGACCGAGATCAACACCAAGGTGAACTCGGTGTTGAACCAGCTTCCCGCAGGGGCGCAGCAGCCGGTCCTGACGGTGCAGATCGGCCAGACCATAGATGCCATGTATCTCGGCTTCGACAGCGACGTGTTGGCGCGCAATCAGATCACTGATTATCTCGCCCGTGTCGTGCAGCCGAAGCTGCAGGCGGTTCCAGGCGTGCAGACCGCGGAAATTCTGGGTGGTCAGAATTTTGCGCTGCGCGCCTGGCTCGACCCGAAAAAGCTCGCCGCCTACGGCCTCACTGCCGCCGACGTTTCGACTGCGCTGACCAAGAACAACTATATCTCCGGGCTCGGCACCACCAAGGGCCAGATGGTGGAGATCAATTTGACCGCCTCGACCGGGCTGCACAGCGAGAGCGAGTTCGCCAACCTGATCGTCAAGCAGACAGGCGGCGCGATCGTGCGGCTGAAGGATGTCGCCAACGTCTCGCTCGGCGCGGACAGCTACGAAACGCAGGTCGCGTTCGACGGCAAGCCGGCGGTCTATGTCGGCATCCAGGTGGCGCCGACCGCCAATCTGCTCGACGTCATCGCCGGCGTGCACAAGATCTTTCCGGGGATCCACGCGGCCCTGCCGAACGGACTGCACGGCCGCATCGTCTACGATTCGACCGATTTCGTGCATGCCGCCATCCGCGATGTGGTGCGAACCCTGGTCGAGGCGCTTCTGATCGTCAATCTCGTCGTGTTTATGTTCCTGGGCTCGGTGCGATCCATCGTCATTCCGATGGTCGCGATTCCGCTCTCGCTGGTCGGAACCTTCACGATGATGCTGGCGCTCGGCTTTTCGATCAACCTGCTGACGCTGTTGGCGCTGGTGCTGGCGATCGGCCTCGTGGTGGATGATGCGATCATCGTGGTCGAGAACGTCGACCGTCACCTTGCGGAAGGCAAAACTCCGGTTGCCGCGGCGATCGAGGCGGCGCGCGAGCTCGGCAGGCCGATTCTGGCTATGACGGTGGTTCTGGTCGCGGTCTACGTTCCCATCGCCTTCCAGGGCGGCCTGACCGGCGCTCTGTTCACCGAATTTGCGTTCACGCTGGTCGGCGCCGTGACGATATCGGCTATCGTGGCGCTGACGCTCTCGCCGATGATGAGCGCCCGCCTGCTCAAGGCTCACGGCACGACCCCGGGCTGGCAGGAACGTCTTATCGCCTTCATCGACAGGCGTTTCGAGGCACTGCAGCGCCGCTATCTGGCGTGGCTGCATGGCAGCCTCGATTATCTGCCGGTAACCGCTGTTTTCGCATTGCTGGTGCTGTCCAGCATCTATTTCCTCTATACGGGGGCCAAGAGCGAGCTCGCGCCGCAGGAGGACCAGGGCGTCGTGGTCGCCTCGTCCACGCTTGCGCCTGACGCCACGCTGCAGCAAAAGGTGCTGTATGCGCAGCAGGTCTACCGGATCATGAAGCAGTTTCCGGAGACTGATCATATCTTCCAGATCAACTCTCCCGCAAGCGTGGTCGCGGGCATGGTGCTTAAACCCTGGGACGAGCGCGAGAGAACGAGCAACCAGCTCCAGCCGATCGCCCAGCGACGTCTCGATCAGGTCGCCGGCGCGCGCATCGCGGCATTCCAATTGCCGCCGCTGCCGGGCAGCCAGGGCTTGCCGGTCCAGTTCGTGATCAAGACGACCGACTCCTTCGACAAGTTGAATGACGCAGCTCAGCGATTTCTCAAGGCCGCCCTAGACAGCGGCATGTTCATCTTCCTCGACACGGACTTGAAGATCGACAACCCGGAAGCCGTGGTCGAAATCGATCGCAACAAGGCCGCGCAGCTTGGGCCCAAGATGAGTGACGTCGGAAATGCCATGGCTGCGATGCTGGGCGGCGGCTATGTGAACTATTTCAGTCTCGATCAGCGTTCCTACAAGGTGATTCCGCAGGTTCAACACAGGTATCGTCTCAATACAGATCAGTTGCTCAATTACTACGTTGCCACCGTCGACGGCATCCCGGTGCCGCTCTCGACGATCGCGCACATCACGACCAAGACCGTGCCTGAAACGCTCAATCACTTTCAGCAGCTCAACAGCGCCACCATCCAGGGCGTGGCCGCGCCCGGTGTCGCGCAAGCGGACGCGCTTGAGTTCCTCAGCAATCTCGCGGCGCGGACCTTGCCGCAGGGCTACACGGTCGACTATGCGGGCCTGTCGCGGCAATACATCCAGGAATCCTCCGGCTTTGTCGTCACCTTTGGATTTGCGCTCGTGATCATTTTCCTGTCGCTGGCCGCGCTGTTCGAGAGCTTCCGCGATCCATGCATCATCCTGGTCTCGGTGCCGATGTCGATAGCGGGCGCGCTGATCTTCATCAGCCTCGGGATCGGCGGCGCGTCGCTGAATATCTACACCGAGGTCGGCCTGGTGACGCTGATGGGGCTGATCAGCAAGCACGCAATCCTGATCGTGGAGTTTGCCAACGAGTTGCAGCGGAGCGGCGTGTCCAAGCGCGAGGCCATCGAGCGGGCTGCCGGCATCAGGCTGCGGCCGATCCTGATGACGACGGCGGCGATGGTGGTCGGAGTCGTGCCGCTGATCCTCGCCAGCGGCGCGGGAGCGGTATCGCGGTTCAACATGGGGCTTGTGATCGCGAGCGGACTCTCGATCGGGACGCTGTTCACGCTGTTCGTGGTGCCTGCGGCCTACCTGCTGATCGCGGCCAATCATTCCCGCGAGGCGGAGCGGAGCGCTCCGCAGCTTGCGGGGTCAAGCGATGCGGTGAGCTCCACCTGA
- a CDS encoding efflux RND transporter periplasmic adaptor subunit, whose product MAIMLVAVGLVFAAIFGFEAFKAKAIQKAIAGLRNPPQTVSTIIAGTQQWQDRLEAVGSTRAEKGADLSPQVAGIVKAIHFQSGERVERGALLVELEDADEIAHLQALQATASLAQLNYDRDRKLLTTQAVSQQTVDTDLATLKNDQAQVAQQQALVGYKSIRAPFAGRLGIRQVDLGQYIAPGTPIVTLQQVDPIFVDFYLPQQALAKIKVGQAVTAKVDTYPDEKFAGKILAINPLVNAASRNVQIRATFNNPDERLLPGMFATVDVDVGKPQRYVTLPKTAIYYNAYGNIAYVVENAAGKGGGEQQHQVAHQVFVKTGQTRGDQVAVLDGIEPGDVVVTAGQNKLHNGSPVRINNEVPMSFSANPQVSEQ is encoded by the coding sequence ATGGCCATCATGCTGGTTGCTGTGGGCCTGGTCTTTGCGGCGATCTTCGGGTTTGAAGCGTTCAAGGCCAAGGCGATCCAGAAAGCGATCGCGGGCCTGCGGAATCCGCCGCAAACAGTCTCCACAATTATTGCCGGCACACAGCAGTGGCAGGATCGCCTGGAGGCTGTTGGGAGCACAAGGGCAGAAAAGGGGGCCGATCTCAGCCCGCAGGTTGCGGGCATCGTCAAGGCCATCCACTTCCAGTCCGGCGAAAGAGTCGAACGGGGAGCTTTGCTCGTCGAGTTGGAAGACGCTGACGAGATCGCTCATCTGCAGGCTCTCCAGGCGACGGCGTCGTTGGCCCAGCTAAACTATGACCGGGACCGCAAGCTGCTCACGACCCAGGCGGTCAGCCAGCAGACGGTGGACACTGATCTTGCAACGCTCAAGAACGACCAGGCGCAAGTCGCGCAGCAGCAGGCGCTCGTCGGCTACAAATCGATCCGGGCTCCGTTCGCCGGCCGGCTCGGCATCCGCCAGGTCGATCTCGGCCAGTATATCGCGCCGGGCACGCCGATCGTGACCCTGCAGCAGGTTGATCCGATTTTCGTCGACTTCTATTTGCCGCAGCAGGCGCTCGCCAAGATCAAGGTCGGGCAGGCCGTAACGGCCAAGGTCGATACCTATCCCGACGAGAAGTTCGCCGGCAAGATCCTGGCGATCAACCCGCTCGTCAATGCGGCAAGCCGTAACGTCCAGATCCGCGCGACCTTCAACAATCCCGACGAGAGACTCCTGCCCGGAATGTTCGCGACCGTGGACGTCGATGTGGGCAAGCCGCAGCGCTACGTGACCCTGCCGAAAACCGCGATCTACTACAACGCCTATGGCAACATTGCCTACGTGGTGGAGAATGCCGCCGGCAAGGGCGGAGGCGAACAGCAGCACCAGGTCGCGCACCAGGTCTTCGTGAAGACGGGCCAGACGCGCGGGGATCAGGTTGCCGTGCTCGACGGAATAGAGCCGGGCGATGTCGTCGTGACGGCCGGACAGAACAAGCTTCACAACGGATCGCCGGTCCGTATCAACAACGAAGTGCCGATGTCTTTCAGTGCGAATCCGCAGGTCTCGGAACAATGA
- the petA gene encoding ubiquinol-cytochrome c reductase iron-sulfur subunit produces the protein MSEQASTPTVVPSDKATRRDFLYIATAAFGAVGVVASIVPFVSQMEPDASTLAAGGPIELDLDKVAPGQQVVVRWRDRPVFVTHRTAKVLQTLRDPALVAQLADPRSSELQQPPYAENWHRSIKPEFGIIIGICTHLGCIPEFEPQPNATQPTANWLGGYFCPCHGSKYDLAGRVFRGVPAPYNLPVPPYHFLSDTRIRIGENPPNENFEFASIRQI, from the coding sequence ATGTCCGAACAAGCTTCCACCCCGACCGTTGTCCCGTCCGATAAAGCGACGCGTCGCGATTTTTTGTATATCGCGACCGCGGCTTTCGGCGCCGTCGGTGTCGTGGCATCGATTGTCCCGTTCGTCAGTCAAATGGAGCCGGACGCTTCGACGCTGGCTGCTGGCGGCCCGATCGAACTCGATCTCGACAAGGTCGCGCCGGGTCAGCAGGTTGTGGTGCGATGGCGCGACAGGCCTGTGTTCGTGACCCATCGCACGGCGAAGGTGCTGCAGACGCTCAGGGATCCCGCGCTGGTCGCGCAGTTGGCCGATCCCCGTTCATCCGAGCTGCAACAGCCGCCCTACGCGGAGAATTGGCATCGTTCGATCAAACCGGAATTCGGCATCATCATCGGCATCTGCACCCATCTCGGATGCATTCCAGAGTTCGAGCCTCAGCCGAATGCAACTCAGCCGACCGCGAACTGGCTGGGCGGCTATTTCTGTCCGTGCCACGGCTCCAAATACGATCTTGCGGGCCGGGTGTTTCGAGGAGTCCCGGCGCCCTACAATCTCCCGGTGCCGCCTTATCATTTCCTGAGCGATACCAGAATCCGCATCGGCGAGAACCCGCCGAACGAAAATTTTGAGTTTGCGTCGATTAGGCAGATCTAA
- a CDS encoding ABC transporter substrate-binding protein, protein METNSVSKLLLDKFGKKWYFITPDCAFGHTLQQGFEASLKKYDGTEVGASLTPLGSVDFSSYLIKGSGCEPRHHHLSDRGTGCCQFTEAGGAVRPRQKISYRRSTAGA, encoded by the coding sequence ATGGAGACCAATTCGGTCTCCAAGCTCCTGCTCGATAAGTTCGGCAAAAAATGGTATTTCATCACACCTGACTGCGCCTTCGGCCATACGCTGCAGCAGGGCTTCGAGGCCAGCCTGAAGAAATACGACGGAACGGAAGTCGGTGCCTCTCTGACCCCGCTCGGCTCCGTCGATTTCTCATCCTACCTGATCAAAGGCTCAGGCTGCGAGCCCCGACATCATCATCTTTCTGACCGCGGGACAGGATGCTGTCAATTCACTGAAGCAGGCGGTGCAGTTCGGCCTCGACAAAAAATTT